Proteins co-encoded in one Streptococcus ruminicola genomic window:
- a CDS encoding glucosaminidase domain-containing protein — MAKVRKRKKRRRVSGRRHRKNVPRSVLYGMTFLAFLASLTLIFFAYHSQEAANPTSADTSQSSQDTTTISFIQTIGESARQIAAQNDLYASVMIAQAILESNSGQSKLSQAPNYNFFGIKGDYKGQSVTMQTWEDDGNGNSYTIDAQFRSYGSLEESLQDYAQFLQKDLYVGVHKSRTASYQDATAALTGTYATDTSYGSKLNQLISEYDLTIYDSW, encoded by the coding sequence CGAAAAAATGTCCCTCGTTCTGTCTTATATGGCATGACTTTTCTAGCCTTTTTGGCTTCTTTGACCTTGATTTTCTTCGCCTATCACTCGCAGGAAGCAGCAAATCCAACCTCCGCAGACACTAGTCAATCATCTCAAGACACGACGACCATATCTTTCATTCAAACTATTGGTGAATCAGCTCGTCAAATCGCTGCGCAAAATGACCTTTACGCTTCGGTCATGATTGCGCAAGCCATTTTAGAATCGAACAGTGGTCAGTCAAAACTGAGTCAAGCACCTAATTATAATTTTTTTGGCATCAAAGGGGATTATAAGGGGCAATCGGTGACTATGCAAACTTGGGAGGATGATGGCAATGGGAATTCTTACACCATTGATGCTCAATTTCGTTCTTATGGTAGTCTGGAGGAATCTCTGCAGGATTATGCTCAGTTTCTTCAAAAAGATTTGTATGTTGGTGTGCATAAATCAAGAACCGCTTCTTATCAAGATGCGACAGCAGCACTAACGGGAACTTATGCCACTGATACGTCTTATGGTAGCAAATTAAATCAACTCATTTCAGAATACGATTTAACTATCTATGATAGTTGGTAA